Part of the Octopus bimaculoides isolate UCB-OBI-ISO-001 unplaced genomic scaffold, ASM119413v2 Scaffold_49336, whole genome shotgun sequence genome is shown below.
ATGTTGACCAGCTAACAGTTATTGTGCATTATGTTATTCCTGGCAAGTCAATAGAAAGGTTTTTAACTTTCCTGCAAGCTGGTTCCCACAAAGCAGAAGTACTGGTTGCATCTCTCTTAGAATTCCTAAAAAAAGAGGGTATACATTTTGAAGATTGTAGGGGACAGTCCTATGACAATGCCAGTAAAATGTCCAGTCATTATACAGGAATGCAAGCCAGATTCAAATAAAAGAATCCAGCTGCAGTTTTCATTCTCTGTGCTGCTCATTCATTGAATCTTGTTG
Proteins encoded:
- the LOC106875454 gene encoding zinc finger MYM-type protein 1; amino-acid sequence: MELIAQFDPFLMGYLKKFGSLGSGKQSYLSPTIYEEILLLMAKYVKNYIVAELKSAKYFSVSVDSTPDQAHVDQLTVIVHYVIPGKSIERFLTFLQAGSHKAEVLVASLLEFLKKEGIHFEDCRGQSYDNASKMSSHYTGMQARFK